A window of the Fusobacterium sp. IOR10 genome harbors these coding sequences:
- a CDS encoding dicarboxylate/amino acid:cation symporter, producing the protein MSLSINKKQKMPLHIKIFIGLFAGIIVGYILNFMGGLNNPMIKDHIIPFLSFLGSIFLKSIKMVIVPLVFFSVTDAALSLGDIKKLKSIGIKTVLFFLGGSALSATIGLVVANIIKPGKGILLGSVSKEVATKELPGMYQTILNLIPNNPFASLTNGDMMPVIVFSLLLGFSIILMGEKGEPLAKIINNLSEAMFNIINMIIKITPYGVFGLMSVAMAKYGTAIFGPVLKFIVTDYISAIVMITVVYSLMLIFIAKVNPLNFWKKAIEPFIVAFSTCASSAALPVSMKTAPKLGVSKEISNFVLPLGATANMNGTCYYFGVIVIFASQLYGIDLSIQQQIMLVVQATFLSVGCAATPQIGLVISITLLTQMGLPLEATALVAGIYRIIDQAHTATNSSGDLVTTVCISALEGDLDREVFNDPDAGKETLATA; encoded by the coding sequence ATTTCATGGGCGGATTAAACAATCCAATGATAAAAGATCATATCATTCCATTTCTATCATTTCTCGGAAGTATTTTCTTAAAATCTATCAAAATGGTGATTGTACCATTGGTGTTCTTTTCAGTAACAGATGCAGCACTTTCACTTGGAGATATTAAAAAACTTAAGAGTATTGGAATAAAAACAGTTCTATTCTTTTTAGGAGGATCTGCTTTATCTGCAACAATAGGATTAGTTGTTGCTAATATTATAAAACCTGGAAAAGGAATCCTACTAGGAAGTGTTTCTAAAGAAGTTGCTACTAAAGAACTTCCTGGAATGTATCAGACTATTTTAAATTTAATACCTAACAATCCATTTGCTTCATTAACAAATGGTGATATGATGCCAGTTATTGTATTTTCACTTCTTCTAGGTTTCTCTATTATTTTAATGGGGGAAAAGGGAGAACCACTAGCTAAAATAATAAATAATTTATCTGAAGCTATGTTTAATATAATCAATATGATTATAAAGATAACTCCCTATGGAGTTTTTGGATTAATGTCTGTTGCAATGGCTAAATATGGAACTGCTATCTTTGGTCCTGTTTTGAAATTTATTGTAACTGATTATATATCTGCTATAGTAATGATTACAGTAGTTTATAGTTTAATGTTGATATTTATTGCAAAGGTTAATCCTTTAAATTTTTGGAAAAAAGCTATTGAACCTTTTATAGTGGCTTTCAGTACTTGCGCCTCTTCAGCAGCTCTTCCAGTTTCAATGAAAACAGCACCTAAACTTGGAGTATCTAAAGAAATTTCCAACTTTGTTTTGCCCCTTGGAGCCACTGCTAATATGAATGGAACCTGTTATTATTTTGGAGTAATTGTTATTTTTGCAAGTCAATTATATGGTATTGATTTATCTATTCAGCAACAAATAATGTTAGTTGTACAAGCCACTTTCTTAAGTGTTGGTTGTGCTGCTACTCCTCAAATAGGATTAGTTATATCAATTACCCTATTAACACAAATGGGATTACCTTTAGAAGCTACCGCCTTAGTTGCAGGAATATATAGAATTATAGATCAAGCTCATACTGCTACAAATTCATCAGGTGACTTAGTAACTACAGTATGTATATCTGCTTTAGAAGGAGATTTAGATAGAGAAGTTTTCAATGATCCAGATGCAGGAAAAGAAACATTAGCTACTGCTTAA
- a CDS encoding threonine/serine exporter ThrE family protein: protein MELNSNDNSEFRKRKEHIYRLSLFIGELLLKNGADTDNVEFLCRSLCKSKGFKYISLFITPTVIIIGDDRDDGITFMKTIKDRTINLQKCSLLNSLTLRLISQEKVNIDKAVNILKKIEKKETYSFFIKAVAAGLGSATFTLLFKTNYLEFLFTFIIVIISLYIFKKIIEFSMTSMLGIIISTFFIGISAQFLNVLGLAPNSNFIIVGGIIPFLPGIAITKSVSDLVSGNLLSGNARTTEAFLTALSIGIGIGGAMKLWIKLGGYI, encoded by the coding sequence ATGGAATTAAATTCGAATGATAATTCAGAATTTAGAAAAAGAAAAGAACATATTTACAGACTATCCCTGTTTATTGGTGAATTACTTTTAAAAAATGGTGCAGATACAGATAATGTTGAATTTTTATGCAGAAGTCTTTGCAAATCAAAGGGTTTTAAATATATCAGTCTATTCATAACTCCAACTGTTATAATTATTGGAGATGACAGAGATGATGGAATTACTTTTATGAAAACCATTAAAGATAGAACTATCAATCTTCAAAAATGTTCTCTTTTAAATAGTCTCACTCTGAGATTGATATCCCAAGAAAAAGTTAATATTGACAAAGCTGTTAATATATTAAAAAAAATTGAAAAAAAGGAAACTTATTCTTTCTTTATTAAAGCTGTAGCAGCAGGATTAGGTTCCGCTACTTTTACCCTTCTTTTTAAAACAAATTACCTGGAGTTTCTTTTCACTTTTATAATAGTAATTATCTCCCTTTATATATTTAAGAAAATAATTGAGTTTTCCATGACTTCAATGCTTGGAATAATTATTTCAACTTTCTTTATAGGTATTTCTGCTCAATTTTTAAATGTTTTAGGACTAGCTCCTAATAGTAATTTTATAATTGTTGGTGGAATTATTCCATTTTTACCAGGAATAGCTATTACAAAAAGTGTATCTGATTTAGTATCTGGAAACTTATTATCTGGAAATGCTAGAACAACAGAAGCTTTTTTAACAGCTTTATCAATTGGAATAGGAATTGGTGGAGCTATGAAGCTTTGGATTAAATTAGGAGGTTATATCTAA
- a CDS encoding threonine/serine exporter family protein: MENVSIFQNFIILGITSLCFGVFLSIPKVDLIVGGIIGGISWALYVFLMRISGEIILPYFISTLTIGLLGNISSKITKRPTFLYMLPGIIPLVPGYSLYYTMFYIVTEDYSLALHKGIETLFIAFSISSGLIVSESLKKILNNLLKKLKV, from the coding sequence ATGGAAAATGTCTCTATCTTTCAAAATTTTATTATTTTAGGTATTACTTCCCTATGCTTTGGCGTTTTTCTTTCTATTCCAAAAGTTGATCTAATAGTTGGAGGAATTATAGGAGGTATTAGCTGGGCCTTGTATGTATTTTTAATGAGAATTAGTGGGGAAATTATTCTTCCTTACTTTATAAGTACTTTAACCATTGGTCTTTTGGGAAATATTAGTTCCAAAATAACTAAACGACCTACATTTTTATATATGCTACCAGGAATTATTCCCTTAGTTCCAGGGTATTCTCTATATTATACAATGTTCTATATTGTTACTGAAGATTATTCTTTAGCTTTGCATAAGGGAATTGAAACTTTATTTATTGCCTTTTCCATTTCAAGTGGCCTAATAGTTTCTGAATCATTGAAAAAAATATTAAATAATCTTTTAAAAAAATTAAAAGTATAA
- a CDS encoding alpha-hydroxy-acid oxidizing protein — protein MDIKEVKKNAREKMKGFCNVCNECNGIWCAGKVPGMGGCGTGDSFKRNYNKLKRIRLILKTIHSAKNPILETSLWGEKLSFPGIIAPITGASYNFGNAVNEKEYANNVINGAVDAGTIGMVGDGGDPTYLELGLKAIKKAGGKGVAIIKPRDNEEIIKRIKMAEEAGAVAVGIDIDGAGLLTMALYNQPVGPKSFKDLKTLVDSTDLPFIVKGILSVEEAKLCQRAGVDTIVVSNHGGRVLDDTLAPCEVLNEIVKEVGYKVNILVDGAARNGGDILKYLALGAKGVLIGRPIIWGAVGGGQEGVKIILEQFKNELYKNMILTGCEETTNISPRIIHEFILD, from the coding sequence ATGGATATTAAAGAAGTAAAAAAAAATGCCAGAGAAAAAATGAAGGGATTTTGTAATGTCTGCAATGAATGTAACGGCATTTGGTGTGCTGGTAAGGTTCCAGGTATGGGTGGTTGTGGAACTGGAGATTCTTTCAAAAGAAATTATAACAAATTAAAAAGAATTAGACTAATTCTAAAAACTATACATTCAGCAAAAAATCCTATCTTAGAAACATCTCTTTGGGGGGAAAAGTTATCTTTTCCAGGAATTATAGCCCCTATAACAGGTGCTAGTTATAACTTTGGAAATGCTGTAAATGAAAAAGAATATGCAAATAATGTAATTAATGGAGCTGTGGATGCTGGAACTATTGGAATGGTAGGAGACGGGGGAGACCCTACATATCTTGAACTTGGTTTAAAAGCTATAAAGAAAGCTGGGGGAAAAGGTGTTGCAATTATTAAACCTAGAGATAATGAAGAAATTATAAAAAGAATTAAAATGGCTGAAGAAGCTGGGGCTGTTGCAGTTGGAATAGATATTGATGGAGCTGGACTTTTAACTATGGCCCTATATAATCAACCTGTTGGTCCAAAATCCTTTAAAGATTTGAAAACTTTAGTTGATTCCACTGACCTTCCTTTTATAGTTAAAGGTATTTTAAGTGTTGAAGAGGCTAAGCTTTGTCAAAGAGCTGGAGTTGATACAATTGTTGTTTCTAATCACGGAGGAAGAGTGCTAGATGATACCCTTGCCCCTTGTGAAGTATTAAATGAAATAGTTAAAGAAGTTGGATATAAAGTAAATATTCTTGTTGATGGTGCTGCTAGAAATGGTGGAGATATATTAAAATACCTTGCCCTTGGAGCTAAGGGAGTTTTAATTGGAAGACCTATTATTTGGGGAGCTGTTGGTGGAGGACAAGAGGGTGTTAAAATTATCTTAGAACAGTTTAAGAATGAGCTTTATAAAAATATGATTTTAACTGGTTGTGAAGAAACTACAAATATTTCTCCTAGAATAATCCATGAATTTATACTAGACTAA
- a CDS encoding DMT family transporter, which yields MNTNFRGVIITIVGACGWGFSGACGQYLFENYNINAYWLTTVRMLSAGTILLAFNLFHERDKSLNILKNKRDLFRLVLFAFFGLLPAQLFYLLAISHSNAGTATVLQYIGPVLIMVYVCCKERRRPTKYESLALLCVIVGTTMLATGGDLGNLVLSKKALFYGLLSAVGFFLYSILPGDLTEKYGSKVVVGYAMIFNGFIMKEFIYREPMNLILNINAYLAIMGIVLIGTIGAFVLYLQGVLEIGASKASMIASIEPVSASLFAFLWLGTVFVKTDIIGISFITSAVLLVSAFNNKKRQ from the coding sequence ATGAATACTAATTTCAGAGGGGTTATTATTACAATAGTGGGAGCATGTGGTTGGGGATTTTCAGGAGCTTGTGGGCAGTATTTATTTGAAAATTATAATATTAATGCTTATTGGCTTACCACAGTGAGGATGCTATCAGCAGGAACAATTTTATTAGCATTTAATTTGTTTCATGAAAGGGATAAAAGTTTAAATATTTTAAAAAATAAAAGAGATTTATTTAGATTAGTTTTGTTTGCTTTTTTTGGACTTTTACCAGCTCAATTATTTTATTTGTTAGCAATTTCTCATTCCAATGCTGGCACAGCTACAGTATTACAATACATAGGACCAGTATTGATTATGGTTTATGTATGTTGTAAAGAAAGAAGAAGACCTACAAAATATGAGTCTTTAGCACTTTTATGCGTTATAGTAGGGACAACTATGCTTGCTACTGGAGGAGATTTAGGAAATTTAGTTCTTTCTAAAAAAGCCTTGTTCTATGGATTATTATCTGCTGTAGGATTTTTTCTTTACTCAATATTACCTGGAGATTTAACTGAAAAATATGGATCAAAGGTGGTAGTGGGATATGCAATGATATTTAATGGTTTTATAATGAAAGAATTTATTTATAGGGAACCTATGAATCTAATATTAAATATAAATGCTTATTTGGCAATTATGGGTATTGTTCTTATAGGGACAATAGGAGCTTTTGTATTATATTTACAAGGAGTTTTGGAAATAGGAGCTTCTAAAGCTAGTATGATAGCAAGTATTGAGCCTGTTTCTGCTTCTTTATTTGCATTTTTATGGCTAGGAACAGTGTTTGTTAAAACTGATATTATAGGAATTTCTTTTATTACCTCTGCAGTTTTACTAGTTTCAGCTTTTAATAATAAAAAAAGACAGTAA
- the pflA gene encoding pyruvate formate-lyase-activating protein, translated as MLGNIHSYESFGTVDGPGIRYVVFLQGCPLRCKFCHNPDTWDIKGNNKLVSPKEIFEELLKYKNFFKKNGGLTVSGGEPLLQSDFVLELFKICKENNINTALDTSGYIFDDKVKEVLKYTDLVLLDIKCIDKEVYKNLTGVKLDNTLKFLDYLKEINKPVWIRHVIVPGITDDEKLLTKLAKYLEKFKNIEKIELLPYHTLGVFKYKELKKEYPLLGTKPLSEERLLIAKKIFKQLV; from the coding sequence ATTTTAGGAAATATTCATTCTTACGAGAGTTTTGGAACTGTTGATGGACCAGGAATAAGATATGTTGTTTTTTTACAAGGATGCCCATTGAGATGTAAGTTTTGTCACAATCCAGATACTTGGGACATTAAAGGAAATAATAAATTAGTCAGTCCAAAGGAAATATTTGAGGAATTATTAAAATATAAAAACTTTTTCAAAAAAAATGGTGGTCTTACAGTAAGTGGAGGAGAACCTTTATTACAAAGTGATTTTGTTTTGGAACTTTTTAAAATATGTAAGGAAAACAATATAAATACAGCTTTAGATACCTCAGGATATATATTTGATGATAAAGTGAAGGAAGTTTTAAAATATACAGATTTAGTTCTTTTGGATATAAAATGTATAGATAAAGAAGTATATAAAAATTTAACAGGAGTTAAATTAGATAATACTTTAAAATTTTTAGACTACTTAAAAGAAATAAATAAACCTGTATGGATAAGGCATGTTATTGTTCCAGGAATAACAGATGATGAAAAGCTATTAACTAAATTAGCAAAGTATTTAGAAAAATTTAAGAATATAGAAAAAATAGAATTATTACCATATCACACTTTAGGAGTTTTTAAATATAAGGAATTAAAAAAAGAGTATCCTCTTTTAGGTACCAAACCTTTATCAGAAGAGAGATTATTAATAGCTAAAAAAATATTTAAACAGTTAGTATAA
- the pflB gene encoding formate C-acetyltransferase: MTNKAWEGFNKARWQGEIDVRSFIQSNYTPYEGDDTFLKDSSEKTKKVWNKLTELLKEEGKKGVLDAETKIPQSITAYKPGYIDKDMEVIVGMQTDEPLKRGIYPKGGLRVVEKSLKAYGYEIDPFVEEVFTKYRKSHNEGVFSVYTEEMKACRSVGIITGLPDAYGRGRIIGDYRRVALYGMDRLIEDKKAQMQVLEIAELDDETIRRREEISDQTKSMKDFVKMCDSYGYDVTKPAKDAKEAVQFVYFGYLAVTKDQDGAATSLGRTSTFLDIYIERDLKNGVITEEEAQELIDQFIIKLRIIRFLRAPEYNELFSGDPTWVTESIGGIGSDGRPLVTKNSFRYLNTLYNLGAAPEPNLTVLWAEKLPENWKKFCAEVSIKTSAIQYENDDLMRPEFGDDYGIACCVSPMKIGKGMEFFGARANLAKALLYALNGGRDEKSGKQISPRFEAVKGDYLDYDDVMMRFDRIMEWLSGVYVNALKIIHYMHDKYAYEAFAMGLHDLNIERTQATGIAGLSIVADSLAAIRDCKVKVIRDETGLIVDFEREGDYIPYGNNNDESDKLAVMVMEKFMNHLRSHETYRNSKPTQSMLTITSNVVYGKKTGNTPDGRRGGTPFAPGANPMNGRDTNGALASLLSVAKLPFHNSEDGISYTFAIAPGALGKEKDGRIDNLVGLLDGYFTPEGGQHLNVNVFDRELLEDAMEHPEKYPQLTIRISGYAVNFNKLTREQQLDVLSRTINSRI, encoded by the coding sequence ATGACAAACAAAGCATGGGAAGGATTTAACAAAGCACGTTGGCAAGGTGAAATAGATGTAAGAAGTTTTATTCAAAGTAATTATACTCCTTATGAAGGTGATGATACTTTCTTAAAGGATAGTTCAGAAAAAACTAAAAAAGTTTGGAATAAATTAACAGAATTATTAAAAGAAGAGGGAAAAAAAGGTGTATTAGATGCAGAAACAAAAATACCTCAATCAATAACAGCTTATAAACCAGGATATATAGATAAAGATATGGAAGTAATAGTGGGAATGCAAACAGATGAACCTTTAAAAAGAGGTATTTATCCAAAGGGTGGTTTGAGAGTAGTTGAAAAATCTTTAAAAGCTTATGGATATGAAATTGATCCATTTGTTGAAGAAGTATTTACAAAGTATAGAAAATCTCATAATGAAGGAGTTTTCTCAGTTTATACTGAGGAAATGAAAGCTTGTAGAAGTGTGGGAATTATAACTGGATTACCAGATGCCTATGGAAGAGGAAGAATTATAGGAGACTATAGAAGAGTTGCTCTTTATGGTATGGATAGATTAATAGAAGATAAAAAAGCTCAAATGCAAGTATTGGAAATTGCAGAATTAGATGATGAAACTATTAGAAGAAGAGAAGAAATTTCAGATCAAACTAAATCTATGAAAGATTTTGTTAAAATGTGTGACTCTTATGGTTATGATGTAACTAAACCAGCAAAGGATGCAAAGGAAGCTGTACAGTTTGTATACTTTGGATATTTAGCAGTTACAAAGGATCAAGATGGAGCAGCAACTTCCCTTGGTAGAACATCAACTTTTTTAGACATCTATATTGAAAGAGATTTGAAAAATGGAGTTATAACAGAGGAAGAAGCTCAAGAATTAATAGATCAATTTATAATAAAATTAAGGATTATTAGATTTTTAAGAGCTCCAGAATATAATGAATTATTTTCAGGAGATCCAACTTGGGTAACAGAATCTATTGGTGGTATTGGTTCAGATGGAAGACCATTAGTTACAAAAAATTCATTTAGATATTTAAATACATTATATAATTTAGGAGCAGCTCCAGAACCAAACTTAACAGTACTATGGGCAGAAAAATTGCCAGAAAATTGGAAGAAATTCTGTGCAGAGGTTTCTATAAAAACATCAGCTATTCAGTATGAAAATGATGATCTAATGAGACCTGAATTTGGAGACGATTATGGAATTGCTTGTTGCGTTTCTCCTATGAAAATAGGAAAAGGAATGGAATTCTTTGGAGCAAGAGCAAACCTAGCAAAGGCTTTACTTTATGCTTTAAATGGTGGAAGAGATGAAAAAAGTGGAAAACAAATATCTCCTAGATTTGAAGCAGTTAAAGGGGATTATTTAGATTATGATGATGTAATGATGAGATTCGATAGAATTATGGAATGGTTATCAGGAGTATATGTAAATGCTTTAAAAATAATCCACTATATGCATGATAAATATGCCTATGAAGCTTTTGCAATGGGACTTCATGACTTAAATATTGAAAGAACTCAAGCAACAGGTATTGCAGGTTTATCAATTGTTGCTGACTCATTAGCTGCTATTAGAGACTGTAAAGTTAAAGTAATAAGAGATGAAACAGGATTAATTGTTGACTTTGAAAGAGAAGGAGACTATATCCCTTATGGAAACAATAATGATGAAAGTGATAAGCTAGCAGTAATGGTTATGGAAAAATTTATGAATCATTTAAGAAGTCATGAAACTTATAGAAATTCAAAACCAACTCAATCAATGTTAACAATAACATCAAATGTTGTTTATGGAAAGAAAACAGGGAATACTCCAGACGGAAGAAGAGGTGGAACACCTTTTGCACCAGGAGCAAATCCAATGAATGGAAGAGATACCAATGGAGCATTAGCCTCATTACTATCAGTTGCCAAATTACCATTCCATAATTCAGAGGATGGAATTTCTTATACCTTTGCAATTGCACCAGGAGCTTTAGGAAAAGAAAAAGATGGAAGAATTGATAATTTAGTTGGATTATTAGATGGATATTTTACTCCAGAAGGTGGTCAACATTTAAATGTAAATGTATTTGATAGAGAATTATTAGAAGATGCAATGGAACATCCAGAAAAATATCCTCAACTAACAATAAGAATTTCAGGATACGCAGTTAATTTTAATAAATTAACAAGAGAACAACAACTTGATGTTTTATCAAGAACAATAAACAGTAGAATATAA
- a CDS encoding Cof-type HAD-IIB family hydrolase, which yields MYKAVISDLDGTLLNSNHEISDYSKEIIGKIIKKGVKFIIATGRHHKDAMCFKNQLGADSFLVSANGAVVHDYKNKVIMNYTIPKDYAEYFLNLTLEENIMQNVYTFDKWYVNIDVPEVNEYHKESGFTPDIVNLTELKKDNISKFAYICRDSNVLEELENKLKNDNTIANKINITASLDICLEIMKKGVSKGKSISEILEKEGISLEETIAFGDGLNDKEMLELVGKGLVMGNASEKLKKALPNNEVIGTSDEDSEARYLKKIFL from the coding sequence ATGTATAAAGCAGTAATTTCAGATTTGGATGGAACTTTATTAAATTCAAATCATGAAATTTCAGATTATAGTAAAGAAATAATAGGGAAGATAATAAAAAAAGGTGTAAAATTTATAATTGCAACAGGAAGGCATCATAAGGATGCCATGTGTTTTAAAAACCAACTAGGTGCAGACTCTTTTTTAGTATCAGCAAATGGAGCAGTTGTTCACGATTATAAAAATAAAGTTATTATGAATTATACAATACCAAAGGATTACGCAGAGTATTTTTTGAATTTAACATTAGAAGAAAATATTATGCAAAATGTATATACCTTTGATAAATGGTATGTGAATATAGATGTACCAGAGGTAAATGAATATCATAAGGAATCTGGATTTACTCCAGATATAGTAAATTTAACTGAATTAAAAAAAGATAATATTTCTAAATTCGCCTATATATGTAGGGATAGTAACGTTTTAGAGGAATTGGAAAATAAATTAAAAAATGATAATACAATTGCAAATAAAATAAATATTACAGCTTCCTTGGATATTTGTCTTGAAATTATGAAAAAAGGTGTTTCAAAGGGAAAATCTATTTCAGAAATATTGGAAAAGGAAGGAATATCTTTAGAAGAAACTATAGCCTTTGGAGACGGACTAAATGATAAAGAAATGTTAGAACTTGTTGGAAAAGGCTTGGTTATGGGGAATGCCAGTGAAAAATTAAAAAAAGCCTTACCTAATAATGAAGTAATAGGAACTTCTGATGAAGATAGTGAAGCTAGATATTTGAAAAAAATATTTTTATAA
- a CDS encoding co-chaperone GroES, producing the protein MNIKPIGERILVEKLKKEEKTVSGIILAASSAGSNQNIMEIVSIGNGEKVSNEFKIGDKIISSGYSGTTIKHNNKEYSILNFDDILGIVE; encoded by the coding sequence ATGAATATTAAACCAATCGGTGAAAGAATCTTAGTTGAAAAACTAAAAAAAGAAGAAAAAACAGTTAGTGGGATTATTTTAGCAGCTTCTTCTGCTGGAAGTAATCAAAATATTATGGAAATTGTAAGTATTGGAAATGGTGAGAAAGTATCTAATGAGTTTAAAATAGGAGATAAAATTATTTCTTCTGGATACTCTGGAACTACAATTAAACATAATAATAAAGAATATAGTATTTTAAATTTTGATGATATTTTAGGTATTGTTGAATAA